The Roseovarius indicus genome has a segment encoding these proteins:
- a CDS encoding FAS1-like dehydratase domain-containing protein has protein sequence MTSTHDPDLQDWIGRTETAQDRFHAEHARRVAALYDDGAAFGDGDPLPPLWHWFYFAPTTARSGLGPDGHPERTGFMPPIPLPRRMWAGGRLVFHAPLRVGETVTRETEILSVKEKSGKQGDLVFLTLKHRLSGHDGLAVEEEQDIVYRGHSTTRQPEPDPGAETPAHDWQDMFRPDPIVLFRFSALTFNAHRIHYDLPYATQDEGYPGLVMHGPLTATLLMKGFREHVGAAPRSFSFRGRAPLFSGGDVALRGRRDEDQSHALWAEGPGGYTAMTATISTT, from the coding sequence TTGACCAGCACCCATGATCCCGACCTGCAGGACTGGATCGGCCGCACGGAGACGGCACAGGACAGGTTCCACGCCGAGCACGCCCGACGCGTTGCCGCGCTATACGACGATGGCGCGGCTTTCGGCGATGGCGACCCGCTGCCGCCCCTGTGGCACTGGTTCTACTTCGCACCGACGACCGCGCGGTCGGGGCTCGGCCCCGACGGGCACCCCGAGCGCACGGGCTTCATGCCTCCGATCCCCCTGCCCCGCCGCATGTGGGCCGGTGGCCGGCTGGTGTTTCACGCCCCGCTGCGGGTTGGCGAGACGGTGACGCGGGAGACCGAGATCCTTTCGGTGAAGGAGAAATCCGGCAAGCAGGGCGATCTGGTTTTTCTGACGCTCAAACACCGGCTGTCCGGCCATGACGGGCTGGCCGTGGAGGAAGAGCAGGACATCGTCTATCGCGGGCATTCGACGACCCGTCAGCCGGAACCCGACCCCGGCGCCGAGACCCCGGCGCATGACTGGCAGGACATGTTCCGGCCTGACCCGATCGTGCTGTTCCGGTTCTCGGCGCTGACCTTCAACGCCCACCGCATTCATTACGACCTGCCCTATGCCACGCAGGACGAGGGCTATCCGGGGCTTGTCATGCACGGGCCCCTGACCGCGACGCTGCTGATGAAGGGGTTTCGCGAGCATGTTGGCGCCGCGCCGCGGAGCTTTTCGTTTCGCGGGCGCGCGCCCTTGTTCTCGGGCGGCGACGTCGCCCTGCGCGGGCGGCGGGACGAAGACCAGTCGCACGCGCTCTGGGCCGAGGGGCCGGGCGGGTACACCGCAATGACGGCCACGATATCAACGACGTAA
- a CDS encoding carboxymuconolactone decarboxylase family protein: MKTYLTASALALMTTSAAAQDMAATLPDAVGKVSPALEAYSNDGLFGTVWTGEELSMRDRALVTFAALMTRHETGNLGEHVALALDAGVTPAEISETITHLAFYTGWGNATAAAEAAAPVFEERGVSEDDLPAVDAELLPLDEEAEASRQDFVSSTYGNVSQGVVDNTEQMLFLDLWLRPALEPRDRSLVTVAALIAAGQPEQMTFHLNRAMDNGMTQEEAGAMLSHLAFYAGWPKVFSAMPVAKDVFEDRSQ; encoded by the coding sequence ATGAAGACCTATCTTACCGCCTCGGCGCTTGCGCTGATGACGACCTCTGCCGCCGCGCAGGACATGGCCGCCACCCTGCCCGATGCGGTCGGCAAAGTTTCCCCCGCGCTTGAAGCCTATTCCAATGATGGACTGTTCGGCACGGTGTGGACCGGGGAAGAGCTGTCGATGCGCGACCGGGCGCTTGTCACCTTCGCCGCGCTGATGACGCGGCACGAGACGGGCAACCTTGGCGAGCACGTGGCGCTGGCGCTGGATGCCGGTGTGACGCCGGCCGAGATTTCCGAGACGATCACGCATCTGGCCTTCTACACCGGCTGGGGCAATGCGACCGCCGCCGCCGAGGCCGCCGCGCCGGTCTTCGAGGAGCGGGGTGTGAGCGAGGACGACCTGCCCGCCGTCGATGCCGAGCTGCTGCCGCTTGACGAAGAGGCCGAGGCGAGCCGGCAGGACTTCGTGTCGAGCACCTATGGCAACGTCAGCCAGGGCGTGGTGGACAACACCGAGCAGATGCTGTTCCTCGACCTGTGGCTGCGCCCGGCGCTGGAGCCGCGGGACCGGAGCCTTGTGACGGTGGCGGCGCTGATCGCGGCCGGGCAGCCGGAACAGATGACCTTCCACCTCAACCGAGCGATGGATAACGGCATGACGCAGGAGGAAGCCGGCGCGATGCTGTCGCACCTGGCGTTCTATGCCGGGTGGCCCAAGGTGTTCTCGGCGATGCCGGTCGCGAAGGATGTCTTCGAGGACCGTTCGCAGTAA
- a CDS encoding DUF4286 family protein: MAKYKLIVLINAIEGREDEFNDWFTNQHMHDGLKVPGMKTAQRFELTDDQWPEASRQWRYMTLYDVETDDIAGVIAELRRRGGTEEMPSTDTIQPPVYIHVYEPITEMVESSE, encoded by the coding sequence ATGGCGAAATACAAGCTCATCGTTCTGATCAACGCGATCGAAGGCCGCGAGGACGAATTCAACGACTGGTTCACCAACCAGCACATGCATGACGGCCTCAAGGTCCCCGGCATGAAGACCGCGCAGCGTTTCGAACTGACCGATGACCAATGGCCCGAAGCCTCCCGCCAGTGGCGCTACATGACCCTCTACGACGTCGAAACCGACGACATCGCCGGCGTCATCGCCGAACTGCGCCGCCGCGGCGGCACGGAAGAGATGCCCAGCACCGACACGATCCAGCCGCCGGTCTACATCCACGTCTACGAGCCGATCACCGAAATGGTGGAATCGTCCGAATAA
- a CDS encoding acyl-CoA dehydrogenase family protein — MAYDAYQHEDFNALSDADFRALVRRFLRENHPEDIRYPAKRLHWKEAKPWYMILSEAGWLAPAWPREHGGMGLEASKQLIYVEEFEKFGAARTPDHGMMLLGPLLINYGTEEQKAHFLPKIISGEHIWCQGYSEPNAGSDLANLRTEAVLDGDEWVVNGQKIWTTLAGDADWIFCLVRTDKEAKKQAGISFLLIPMDTPGVTTRPIINLEMDDEFSEVFFDDVRVPKENIVGEVNQGWTMAKNLLGFERIFLGSPRQASNALSKLRGLGEHYGLLSDPVFVDRYAGFRMELEDHLCLFEKIADKLRRGEKLGAEVSFLKLNQTSLYQRITEYGLELMGSDSAWLDPLEGNRNLAMMSQFMNARAATIYGGTSQVQKNILAKAVLDLP; from the coding sequence ATGGCCTATGACGCCTATCAACACGAGGACTTCAACGCGCTGAGCGATGCGGATTTCCGGGCGCTGGTGCGGCGGTTCCTGCGGGAAAACCACCCCGAGGATATCCGCTATCCGGCCAAGCGTTTGCACTGGAAGGAGGCCAAGCCGTGGTACATGATCCTGTCCGAGGCGGGCTGGCTTGCGCCGGCCTGGCCGCGTGAGCATGGCGGCATGGGGCTCGAGGCGTCGAAGCAGCTGATCTATGTCGAGGAGTTCGAGAAGTTCGGCGCCGCCCGCACCCCCGACCACGGCATGATGCTGCTTGGGCCGCTGCTGATCAACTACGGCACCGAGGAACAGAAGGCGCATTTCCTGCCCAAGATCATCTCGGGCGAGCATATCTGGTGCCAGGGCTATTCCGAACCCAATGCCGGTTCCGACCTCGCCAACCTGCGTACCGAGGCGGTGCTCGACGGCGACGAATGGGTCGTGAACGGCCAGAAGATCTGGACCACGCTGGCCGGTGACGCCGACTGGATCTTCTGCCTCGTGCGCACCGACAAGGAGGCGAAGAAACAGGCCGGCATCAGCTTTCTTCTGATCCCGATGGACACGCCCGGCGTGACCACCCGCCCGATCATCAACCTCGAGATGGATGACGAATTCTCGGAGGTGTTCTTCGACGACGTCCGCGTGCCGAAAGAGAATATCGTGGGCGAGGTCAACCAGGGCTGGACAATGGCCAAGAACCTGCTGGGGTTCGAGCGGATCTTCCTCGGCTCGCCGCGGCAGGCGTCGAACGCGCTTTCGAAACTGCGTGGGCTGGGGGAGCATTACGGCCTGTTGAGCGACCCTGTTTTCGTCGACCGCTATGCCGGGTTCCGGATGGAGCTGGAGGATCATCTCTGCCTCTTCGAGAAAATCGCCGACAAGCTGCGGCGGGGCGAGAAGCTGGGCGCCGAGGTGTCGTTCCTCAAGCTGAACCAGACCTCGCTTTACCAGCGGATCACCGAATACGGGCTTGAGTTGATGGGCAGTGACAGCGCGTGGCTCGACCCGCTCGAGGGCAACCGGAACCTCGCGATGATGAGCCAGTTCATGAACGCCCGCGCCGCCACGATCTATGGCGGCACATCGCAGGTTCAGAAGAACATTCTCGCCAAGGCGGTCCTCGACCTGCCCTGA
- a CDS encoding aldo/keto reductase, whose protein sequence is MILNETYTLPNDVKIPKLGLGTWMIDDSDVAEAVKKAVELGYRHIDTAQAYENERGVGEGVRNCGVSRDQLFVTTKLDAGIKSYEEAKKAIDGSLETMGLDYIDMMIIHSPQPWDDFGSDNRHFEGNIEAWRALEEAYEAGKLRAIGVSNFQKEDLDNLLENSKVKPMLDQVLAHVSNTPFELIDYIKENGMIAEAYSPVGHGKILDNAEIADMATKYGVSVPQLCIRYTLQLGLLPLPKTGNPDHMRSNADVDFEISEADMETLKNAEPIKDYGDASVFPVYSGAA, encoded by the coding sequence ATGATACTGAACGAAACCTACACCCTGCCCAATGACGTCAAGATCCCCAAGCTGGGCCTTGGCACCTGGATGATCGACGACAGCGACGTCGCCGAGGCGGTCAAAAAGGCCGTCGAACTCGGCTACCGCCACATCGACACCGCGCAGGCCTATGAAAACGAGCGTGGCGTCGGCGAAGGTGTCCGCAACTGCGGCGTCTCGCGCGACCAGCTCTTCGTGACCACCAAGCTCGACGCCGGCATCAAGAGCTACGAGGAGGCCAAGAAAGCCATCGACGGCTCGCTCGAAACCATGGGGCTGGATTACATCGACATGATGATCATCCACAGCCCGCAGCCGTGGGACGATTTCGGCAGCGACAACCGCCATTTCGAAGGCAATATCGAAGCCTGGCGCGCCCTTGAAGAGGCCTACGAGGCCGGCAAACTGCGCGCCATCGGCGTGTCGAACTTCCAGAAGGAAGACCTCGACAACCTGCTCGAGAATTCCAAGGTGAAGCCGATGCTCGACCAGGTCCTCGCGCATGTCAGTAACACCCCGTTCGAACTGATCGACTACATCAAGGAAAACGGCATGATCGCGGAAGCCTATTCGCCCGTCGGTCACGGCAAGATCCTCGACAATGCCGAGATCGCCGACATGGCCACGAAATACGGCGTCAGCGTTCCCCAGCTCTGCATCCGCTACACGCTGCAACTGGGCCTGCTGCCACTGCCGAAAACCGGCAACCCGGACCACATGCGCAGCAACGCCGATGTCGATTTCGAGATTTCCGAGGCCGACATGGAAACGCTCAAGAACGCCGAGCCGATCAAGGATTACGGCGACGCGAGCGTCTTCCCGGTCTACAGCGGCGCCGCATAA
- a CDS encoding (R)-mandelonitrile lyase: MKRILAPALAFALAAPAAFAQSMEITKAEDREGTIGSEDLFTGTAYIEPVFPANDPFAVNAGQVTFLPGARSAWHTHPAGQMLVVTSGTGWVQERGEEKHVMQTGDVVWCPPDVEHWHGATDSTAVTHIAIQQLENGENVVWGEHVTDEEYGAE, encoded by the coding sequence ATGAAACGAATTCTCGCACCCGCTCTGGCCTTCGCGCTGGCCGCCCCGGCGGCCTTCGCGCAATCCATGGAAATCACCAAGGCGGAAGACCGTGAAGGGACGATCGGCAGTGAAGACCTTTTCACCGGCACCGCCTATATCGAACCGGTCTTTCCGGCCAATGACCCGTTCGCCGTCAACGCAGGCCAGGTGACCTTCCTGCCCGGCGCCCGTTCGGCCTGGCATACCCACCCCGCCGGCCAGATGCTGGTCGTGACCTCGGGCACCGGCTGGGTGCAGGAACGCGGCGAGGAGAAGCACGTGATGCAGACCGGCGACGTGGTCTGGTGCCCGCCGGATGTCGAGCATTGGCACGGGGCGACCGACAGCACGGCCGTGACGCATATCGCCATCCAGCAGCTGGAAAACGGCGAGAACGTCGTCTGGGGCGAGCATGTCACCGACGAGGAATATGGCGCCGAATGA
- a CDS encoding cyclophilin-like fold protein — protein MTRQAPLARALAAALLLLGPATAGTATEPGNDTAMTSIRVIVGDETMQATLDTTTAAQDFAAMLPLELTLTDYHGIEKVADLPRTLDTSDAPDSYKPETGDITVFAPWGNLAIFYKPFANSRGLVRLGQFDGPIDALVQDGGIPVRIEAAD, from the coding sequence ATGACCAGACAAGCACCCCTGGCACGGGCACTGGCCGCGGCGCTTCTTCTTCTCGGCCCGGCCACCGCCGGAACCGCAACCGAACCAGGGAACGACACAGCCATGACCAGCATCCGCGTGATCGTCGGAGACGAAACAATGCAGGCCACGCTCGACACCACGACCGCGGCGCAGGACTTCGCCGCGATGCTGCCACTCGAGCTGACCCTGACCGACTATCACGGCATCGAGAAGGTCGCCGACCTGCCGCGTACGCTCGACACCTCCGATGCGCCGGACAGCTACAAGCCCGAGACCGGTGACATCACCGTCTTCGCGCCGTGGGGCAATCTGGCGATCTTCTACAAGCCGTTCGCGAACTCCCGCGGCCTTGTCCGGCTGGGGCAGTTCGACGGCCCGATCGACGCGCTGGTTCAGGACGGTGGCATCCCTGTCCGCATCGAAGCGGCCGACTAA
- a CDS encoding LysR family transcriptional regulator — MILERQIRAGLMLRENINDLIALAAVAEERSFTRAAARLNVSQSALSHTIKGLEQRLGLRLLTRTTRSVAPTLEGEDLLATLNPCFETIEARLQALNDSCDEPSGTVRIVGVEYAIESLLWPKLSPVLKQYPAVKVEFVMDYGYTDLAEAQCDAGVRYGDQVSDGMISMRIGPDERMVCIGAPAYFDEAGTPQVPQELTEHKCINLRLSTHGALYAWEFEDEHGNEIRVKVQGQAIFNTVNPVMRAAIDGHGLALIPERLAQPHLDTGELRICLDEWSPYFPGFHLYYPSRQRPSSAFGVVLDALRERR; from the coding sequence ATGATCCTGGAACGGCAGATCAGGGCTGGCCTCATGCTCCGAGAGAATATCAACGACCTTATCGCGCTGGCGGCCGTCGCCGAAGAGCGCAGCTTTACCCGCGCCGCGGCCCGGCTGAACGTGTCGCAATCCGCTTTAAGCCATACAATCAAGGGCTTGGAACAAAGGCTCGGGCTGCGATTGCTGACGCGAACGACCCGGTCGGTGGCGCCGACGCTTGAAGGCGAAGACCTTCTGGCGACGCTCAACCCCTGTTTCGAAACCATCGAGGCGCGGCTTCAGGCGCTGAACGACAGCTGCGACGAGCCGTCGGGGACGGTGCGGATCGTGGGCGTGGAATATGCCATCGAGTCGCTGCTCTGGCCCAAGCTTTCCCCGGTGCTGAAACAGTACCCGGCGGTGAAGGTCGAGTTCGTGATGGACTATGGCTACACCGATCTTGCCGAGGCGCAATGCGATGCGGGCGTGCGCTATGGCGACCAGGTCAGCGACGGGATGATCTCGATGCGGATCGGGCCGGACGAGCGCATGGTTTGCATCGGTGCCCCGGCCTATTTCGACGAGGCCGGGACGCCGCAAGTTCCCCAAGAGTTAACAGAACATAAGTGCATCAACCTGCGGCTCTCGACCCATGGCGCGCTTTACGCCTGGGAGTTCGAGGACGAGCACGGCAACGAGATCCGCGTCAAGGTTCAGGGACAGGCGATTTTCAACACCGTCAACCCGGTGATGCGCGCGGCGATCGACGGGCACGGGCTGGCGCTGATCCCCGAGAGGCTGGCGCAGCCGCATCTCGACACTGGCGAGTTGCGGATCTGTCTGGATGAGTGGTCTCCCTACTTCCCCGGGTTTCACCTGTATTACCCCAGTCGGCAGAGGCCCTCTTCGGCGTTCGGGGTGGTGCTGGACGCGCTGCGCGAGCGGCGCTGA
- a CDS encoding acetyl-CoA C-acetyltransferase, with protein sequence MRRAAIVNPLRTPVGAFGGALRPVPVEVLGGTVTKAVLEQTGLDPARIEDVVFAQSYANSETPCVGRWIALDAGLPIEVPGLQTDRRCGGGLQAVTTAAMMVQTGACDVVLAGGVESMSNIEFYTTDMRWGKRSGTTQFYDRLDRGRERSQPEHRFGYISGMIETAENLAKDYGITREEADAFAAESHRRAAAAWEDGRFADEVVPLSVPQRKGDPLLFERDEGVRPDSTPEKLAKLRVLMKDGTVTAGNAAQQNDAAAACLIVAEDKLEELGLTPLAFLSGWSAVGCDPSRMGIGPVPATQKVMQKTGLSLSDMGLVEINEAFAAQVLSCLKGLDWDERDKLNVNGSGISLGHPIGATGVRIMTTLLHEMKRRGVRYGLETMCIGGGQGMAAVFEGA encoded by the coding sequence ATGCGCCGCGCCGCTATCGTAAACCCCCTTCGCACGCCCGTGGGCGCCTTTGGCGGCGCCCTGCGCCCGGTTCCCGTCGAGGTGCTGGGCGGGACGGTCACCAAGGCCGTGCTGGAGCAGACCGGCCTCGACCCTGCGCGGATCGAGGACGTGGTCTTTGCCCAGTCCTATGCCAATTCCGAAACGCCCTGTGTGGGCCGGTGGATCGCACTGGATGCGGGGCTGCCGATCGAGGTGCCGGGGCTGCAGACCGACCGGCGCTGTGGTGGCGGGCTTCAGGCCGTCACGACGGCCGCGATGATGGTGCAGACCGGCGCCTGCGACGTGGTGCTGGCAGGCGGTGTGGAGAGCATGTCGAATATCGAGTTCTACACGACCGACATGCGCTGGGGGAAACGGTCGGGGACGACGCAGTTCTACGACCGGCTCGACCGGGGGCGCGAACGGTCGCAGCCGGAACACCGGTTCGGGTACATCTCGGGGATGATCGAGACGGCCGAGAACCTGGCGAAGGATTACGGCATCACCCGCGAGGAGGCGGATGCCTTTGCCGCCGAGAGCCACCGCCGCGCCGCCGCGGCGTGGGAGGATGGGCGGTTTGCCGACGAGGTGGTGCCGCTGTCGGTGCCGCAGCGCAAGGGCGACCCGTTGCTGTTCGAGCGTGACGAGGGCGTGCGGCCGGACAGCACGCCCGAGAAGCTGGCCAAGCTGCGGGTACTGATGAAAGACGGGACAGTGACCGCCGGCAACGCGGCGCAGCAGAACGACGCCGCCGCCGCCTGCCTGATCGTGGCGGAGGACAAGCTGGAGGAGCTGGGGCTGACGCCGCTGGCCTTTCTGTCCGGCTGGTCCGCCGTCGGCTGTGACCCGTCGCGCATGGGTATCGGCCCGGTGCCGGCGACGCAGAAGGTGATGCAGAAAACCGGCCTGAGCCTTTCGGATATGGGGTTGGTGGAGATCAACGAGGCCTTCGCGGCGCAGGTGCTTTCCTGCCTCAAGGGGCTCGACTGGGACGAGCGCGACAAGCTGAACGTGAATGGCTCGGGCATCTCGCTGGGCCACCCCATCGGCGCCACCGGGGTGCGGATCATGACGACGCTGCTGCACGAGATGAAGCGGCGCGGGGTGCGTTACGGGCTGGAGACCATGTGCATTGGCGGCGGCCAGGGGATGGCGGCCGTGTTCGAAGGCGCGTGA
- a CDS encoding SDR family NAD(P)-dependent oxidoreductase — protein sequence MSNILDGKVALVTGAGNGIGRAIAVAMAKAGAKVVINDIGVSLSGEGGSASPAEEAKAEIEGFGGAAAINTDSVSEWENAQKIVQTAIDSFGRIDIVVNNAGILRDAMFHKMSIEHWQSVVNVHLNGAFYVSRAAAEHFRAQESGSYIHMVSTSGLIGNLGQANYSAAKMGVAGLSKSIALDMQRYNVRSNCIAPFAWGRMTSNIPADTPDQKARVEGLKKMTPEKNAPLAVFLGSDDAKDVSGQIFSVRKNEIFLMGQSRPLRSVHTGDDWTPETVRDHAIPALRSNFYPLDRSQDVFTWDPC from the coding sequence ATGAGCAACATACTTGACGGCAAGGTCGCCCTCGTCACCGGCGCCGGCAATGGCATCGGCCGGGCCATCGCGGTCGCCATGGCGAAGGCCGGTGCGAAGGTGGTGATCAACGATATCGGCGTCTCGCTGTCGGGCGAAGGCGGCTCTGCCAGCCCGGCGGAGGAGGCCAAGGCCGAGATCGAAGGCTTCGGCGGCGCGGCGGCGATCAACACCGACTCCGTCTCCGAATGGGAGAACGCGCAGAAGATCGTGCAGACGGCCATCGACAGTTTCGGCCGGATCGACATCGTGGTGAACAACGCCGGCATCCTGCGGGATGCGATGTTTCACAAGATGTCGATCGAGCATTGGCAATCTGTGGTCAACGTCCACCTCAATGGCGCCTTCTATGTCAGCCGAGCGGCGGCCGAGCATTTCCGGGCGCAGGAGAGCGGGTCGTATATCCATATGGTTTCGACCTCCGGCCTGATCGGCAACCTTGGACAGGCGAATTATTCGGCGGCCAAGATGGGGGTGGCCGGCCTGTCGAAATCCATCGCGCTCGACATGCAGCGGTACAACGTGCGCTCAAACTGCATCGCGCCGTTTGCCTGGGGCCGGATGACCTCGAACATTCCGGCCGATACGCCCGATCAGAAGGCGCGCGTCGAAGGGCTGAAGAAGATGACGCCCGAGAAGAACGCGCCGCTGGCGGTTTTCCTGGGGTCGGACGATGCGAAGGACGTGTCGGGCCAGATCTTCTCGGTCCGGAAGAACGAGATCTTCCTGATGGGTCAAAGCCGCCCGCTGCGTTCCGTCCATACCGGTGACGACTGGACGCCGGAAACCGTGCGTGACCACGCCATTCCCGCCCTGCGCTCGAACTTCTACCCGCTCGACCGCAGCCAGGATGTCTTTACCTGGGATCCCTGCTGA
- a CDS encoding NADPH-dependent F420 reductase has product MKIGILGSGLMGSKLGLLWARCGHDVTFSYSRSDAKLARLSQEAGAAHGSVADAVQGADAVLLSVHWSNVADVLDRAGDMAGQIVLNCCVPLDDSNTDLVVGTTTSGAEELANMRPDTRWVSCFNTVPSEAFLPVFERREDSPRPQVLTYGDDAGAKEVAGGLVRDVGFDPLEAGPLRTARFVEPFAMVTAELAYAQPGGPALTYRFDKLG; this is encoded by the coding sequence ATGAAGATCGGAATTCTCGGATCGGGGTTGATGGGCTCGAAACTCGGCCTGCTCTGGGCCCGGTGCGGGCATGATGTGACGTTCTCGTATTCGCGGAGCGATGCGAAGCTGGCGCGGCTTTCGCAGGAGGCCGGGGCGGCGCATGGCTCGGTTGCGGATGCCGTGCAGGGGGCCGATGCGGTGCTGCTGTCGGTGCATTGGTCGAATGTGGCCGATGTGCTCGACCGGGCCGGTGACATGGCCGGGCAGATCGTTCTGAACTGCTGTGTTCCGCTGGATGACAGCAACACCGACCTGGTTGTCGGGACGACCACCTCGGGCGCCGAGGAGCTGGCCAACATGCGGCCGGACACGCGGTGGGTGTCGTGCTTCAACACGGTGCCGTCGGAGGCGTTTCTGCCGGTGTTCGAGCGGCGGGAGGACAGCCCGCGGCCGCAGGTGCTGACCTATGGCGACGATGCCGGGGCGAAGGAGGTTGCGGGCGGGCTGGTCCGGGATGTGGGCTTTGATCCGCTGGAGGCGGGGCCGCTGCGCACGGCGCGGTTCGTCGAGCCCTTCGCGATGGTGACGGCCGAGCTGGCCTATGCGCAGCCCGGTGGCCCGGCGCTGACCTACCGGTTCGACAAGCTGGGCTGA
- a CDS encoding MaoC/PaaZ C-terminal domain-containing protein, translating into MTIDIEKLKAFPVPHVRETLRPNDIALYALSIGLGRDPLDREQLRFVDPLQGPEVVPSMVLVMAHPGFWMGDPASGVDPKAVLHASQAFEILAELPKSGEVESRTHITDIIDKGEGKAALVQAETQLRDENGVFFARLNRTFFIRGGGGFGGSPGEKMPRAEAPQTAPDHSIDMKTHPEQALLYRLNGDFNPLHSDPDLAIRAGFDRPILHGLCTMGVAYHAILKSLAGYQPERLRSIRLNFSKPVFPGETIRTEIWNDGRFQARVVERDVIVIDGGQVETTGTGG; encoded by the coding sequence ATGACCATCGACATCGAAAAACTGAAGGCTTTTCCGGTTCCCCACGTGCGCGAGACCCTGAGGCCGAACGATATCGCGCTCTACGCGCTTTCGATCGGGCTGGGCCGCGACCCGCTTGACCGGGAGCAGCTGCGCTTTGTCGACCCCCTGCAGGGGCCGGAGGTGGTGCCCTCGATGGTTCTGGTGATGGCGCATCCCGGGTTCTGGATGGGCGACCCGGCGTCAGGCGTCGACCCGAAAGCCGTGCTGCATGCCTCGCAGGCCTTCGAGATCCTGGCCGAGTTGCCAAAGTCCGGCGAGGTGGAAAGCCGGACACATATCACCGACATCATTGACAAGGGTGAAGGCAAGGCGGCGCTGGTGCAGGCCGAGACACAGCTTCGCGACGAGAACGGGGTGTTCTTCGCCCGGCTGAACCGCACGTTCTTCATCCGGGGCGGCGGCGGGTTCGGGGGATCTCCGGGTGAGAAGATGCCGCGGGCCGAGGCGCCCCAGACGGCGCCCGATCACAGCATCGACATGAAAACCCACCCCGAGCAGGCGTTGCTCTATCGCCTGAATGGCGATTTCAACCCGTTGCACAGCGACCCCGACCTTGCCATTCGTGCGGGCTTTGACCGGCCCATCCTGCACGGGCTCTGCACCATGGGTGTGGCCTATCACGCCATCCTCAAGAGCCTTGCCGGGTATCAGCCCGAGCGCCTGCGCTCGATCCGGCTGAACTTTTCCAAGCCGGTTTTCCCGGGCGAGACGATCCGCACGGAGATCTGGAACGATGGCCGTTTCCAGGCCCGCGTGGTCGAGCGGGACGTCATCGTCATCGACGGCGGACAGGTCGAAACCACCGGGACGGGAGGGTGA
- a CDS encoding acyl-CoA dehydrogenase family protein: MISEDVQSSIDMIRESARGIVSHGDLSRVRKLRFTDPGFDRAVWGEMCDMGWPALRLPEDKGGVGLGLLPYCALAEEVGRGLMPEPLVPGALTAALLDGDTLAAHLAGDTLVLPAWQDSRDAIGPEKPLGAEGDKVSATKFYVPVAGGADAFLVIGTDSAALVQADAEGVTVAAEKAQDGTTLARVTFDKARGKVIAADPRPAFAEAALATAAYLLGLMDSALDMTVAYLKERVQFGRPIGSFQVLQHMAVDLKLELEVSRASVEDAAQLWDRDGPTPETYAAISRAKARATQSALRLTRETIQLHGGIGFTDEYDIGLYLRKAIVMAAQYGSAECHRRAYAALKPIEEEA; the protein is encoded by the coding sequence ATGATATCGGAAGACGTACAATCCTCGATCGACATGATCCGGGAAAGCGCCCGGGGCATCGTGTCTCACGGGGATCTGTCGCGCGTGCGGAAGCTGCGCTTCACCGATCCGGGCTTTGACCGGGCGGTCTGGGGCGAGATGTGCGATATGGGATGGCCGGCGCTGCGCCTGCCCGAAGACAAAGGCGGTGTCGGGCTTGGCCTGCTGCCTTATTGCGCGCTGGCCGAGGAAGTGGGGCGCGGGCTTATGCCGGAACCGCTGGTGCCGGGGGCCTTGACGGCTGCCCTGCTCGATGGCGACACGCTTGCCGCGCACCTGGCGGGCGACACGCTTGTTCTGCCGGCGTGGCAGGACAGCCGCGATGCCATCGGACCGGAGAAACCGCTGGGTGCCGAGGGCGACAAGGTCAGCGCCACCAAGTTTTATGTTCCGGTGGCGGGCGGCGCCGACGCCTTTCTGGTGATCGGCACCGATAGTGCGGCGTTGGTTCAGGCGGATGCCGAGGGTGTGACCGTTGCCGCGGAGAAGGCGCAGGATGGGACAACGCTCGCCCGGGTCACGTTCGACAAGGCCCGAGGCAAGGTGATCGCGGCCGACCCCCGCCCCGCCTTTGCCGAAGCGGCGCTTGCCACGGCCGCCTACCTGCTGGGGCTGATGGACAGCGCGCTCGACATGACCGTGGCCTATCTCAAGGAGCGGGTTCAGTTCGGCCGGCCCATCGGCTCGTTCCAGGTGCTTCAGCACATGGCGGTAGACCTCAAGCTCGAGCTCGAAGTGTCGCGCGCCAGCGTCGAGGACGCGGCCCAGCTTTGGGATCGCGACGGCCCCACGCCGGAGACCTATGCCGCAATCTCGAGGGCCAAGGCCCGCGCCACGCAATCGGCCCTCAGGCTGACGCGGGAGACGATCCAGCTGCATGGGGGCATCGGCTTCACCGACGAGTACGATATCGGGCTTTACCTGCGCAAGGCAATCGTGATGGCGGCACAGTACGGCAGCGCCGAGTGTCACCGCCGCGCCTATGCCGCCCTCAAGCCCATCGAAGAGGAGGCCTGA